One Leucoraja erinacea ecotype New England chromosome 3, Leri_hhj_1, whole genome shotgun sequence genomic window carries:
- the macir gene encoding macrophage immunometabolism regulator yields MEVDLSGISRTDLPVLPAPALEVNSQGKSEAEKPRSSSTPCSPVKRTVSSYQILHMDTNYLVGFATGGELLKLAKRWSSSEVGAANVVPGQLTKQQDVGLTRTSRVYRTKNRYYQPYEIPAANGRRRRRMPSSGERTIKSLSFDPNRCLRGPLPVCLIKGKRAQSKSLDYLNLDKMSIKEPADTEVLQYQLQHLTLRGERVFNRNKT; encoded by the coding sequence ATGGAAGTGGACCTCAGTGGTATTTCCAGGACAGACTTGCCTGTCCTTCCTGCACCTGCTCTTGAAGTGAACTCTCAGGGGAAATCGGAGGCGGAGAAACCTCGGAGCTCCAGCACCCCGTGTTCCCCAGTCAAGCGGACCGTGTCTAGCTATCAAATTCTTCACATGGATACCAACTACCTGGTTGGCTTTGCTACCGGTGGCGAACTTTTAAAACTGGCTAAAAGGTGGTCAAGTAGTGAAGTGGGTGCAGCGAATGTTGTACCTGGCCAACTTACCAAACAGCAGGATGTGGGACTGACTAGAACTTCACGGGTCTATCGAACCAAGAACCGATATTATCAGCCGTACGAGATCCCGGCGGCAAatgggcggcggcggcggcgaatGCCAAGCTCGGGGGAACGAACCATCAAGTCCTTATCTTTCGACCCGAACAGATGTCTACGTGGCCCTTTGCCAGTTTGCCTCATTAAAGGGAAAAGAGCCCAGTCGAAATCGTTGGATTACCTAAACCTAGATAAAATGAGTATTAAGGAGCCAGCAGACACGGAAGTACTGCAATACCAGCTACAGCATCTCACGCTTAGAGGGGAGCGTGTGTTCAACAGAAATAAAACTTGA